The Chryseobacterium sp. 52 genome includes a region encoding these proteins:
- the hutI gene encoding imidazolonepropionase: MKLIGPFKQIVTLANLPLRGKLSDEQIEVIVDGGIVVKDNKIQEVGNFDALKSKNQNIEIETIEGEQIVLPGFVDSHTHICFGGNRANDFAMRNAGKTYLEIAESGGGIWSSVQHTRSASEEELLKTLLERIGFLVSLGITTIEIKSGYGLDVENELKMLRIIKKAQVQTEAQLVPTCLSAHLKPRDFEGSNTEYLNYILTEILPKVKEEELAQRVDIFIEKSAFQPEESKEFLLKTKDLGFDITVHADQFTPGSSRIAVEVGAKSADHLEATIDEDIEFLAQSDTVATALPGASLGLGEKFTPARKLLDAGAIVAIASDWNPGSAPMGNLITQASILATFEKLTTAEVLAGMTFRAAYALGLEDRGNLEVGKKADFVTFKTDNFQNVLYNQGSLNAEHVYISGTQIH, translated from the coding sequence ATGAAATTAATAGGACCTTTCAAGCAGATCGTAACATTAGCCAATCTTCCATTAAGAGGAAAACTTTCCGATGAACAAATAGAAGTTATTGTAGATGGAGGAATTGTCGTGAAAGATAATAAAATTCAGGAAGTTGGAAATTTTGATGCATTGAAATCCAAAAATCAAAATATAGAGATTGAAACGATTGAAGGTGAACAGATTGTTCTTCCCGGATTTGTAGATTCTCATACCCATATCTGTTTTGGAGGAAACCGCGCCAATGATTTTGCGATGCGTAACGCAGGGAAAACATATCTTGAAATTGCTGAAAGCGGTGGTGGAATCTGGAGTTCCGTACAGCACACAAGAAGTGCTTCAGAAGAAGAATTATTAAAAACCTTGCTGGAAAGAATAGGATTTCTGGTTTCATTAGGAATTACAACTATTGAAATAAAAAGCGGTTACGGACTAGATGTAGAAAATGAGTTGAAAATGCTCAGAATCATTAAAAAAGCACAAGTTCAGACAGAAGCTCAATTGGTTCCTACCTGTCTTTCTGCTCACCTGAAACCCCGAGATTTTGAAGGAAGCAACACAGAATACTTAAATTATATTCTTACAGAAATTTTACCTAAAGTAAAAGAAGAAGAATTGGCTCAGCGTGTAGATATCTTCATTGAAAAGTCTGCATTCCAACCGGAAGAAAGTAAAGAGTTTTTACTTAAAACTAAGGATTTAGGTTTTGATATTACCGTTCATGCAGACCAGTTTACACCAGGAAGTTCCAGAATTGCCGTGGAAGTAGGAGCGAAATCTGCAGACCATCTGGAAGCTACTATTGATGAAGATATTGAGTTTTTAGCACAATCAGATACAGTTGCTACAGCACTGCCGGGAGCAAGTTTAGGATTGGGCGAAAAATTTACACCCGCCAGAAAATTACTCGATGCAGGAGCAATCGTAGCCATTGCCAGCGACTGGAATCCGGGATCAGCACCAATGGGAAATTTAATTACCCAGGCTTCTATTTTAGCAACGTTTGAAAAATTAACAACGGCTGAGGTGTTGGCGGGAATGACATTCCGTGCTGCGTATGCATTAGGACTGGAAGACAGAGGGAATCTGGAAGTTGGAAAAAAAGCAGACTTTGTAACGTTTAAAACCGATAATTTCCAGAATGTACTTTACAATCAAGGGAGTTTGAATGCAGA
- the ruvB gene encoding Holliday junction branch migration DNA helicase RuvB, protein MPDFLHPDKENYSHEELMQEEQIRPQSFKDFAGQRKTLENLEVFVSAAKRRGGALDHVLLHGPPGLGKTTLANIIANELGVSCKITSGPVLDKPGSLAGLLTNLEENDVLFIDEIHRLSPIVEEYLYSAMEDYKIDIMLETGPNARSVQIGLNPFTLVGATTRSGMLTKPMLARFGIQSRLEYYSVELLSMIIQRSSRVLGCKIYEDAAIEIARRSRGTPRIANALLRRVRDFAEIKGNGEIEINITKYALNSLNVDEFGLDEMDNKIMRVMIENFKGKPVGISALATSIAENPETLEEVYEPFLIQEGFIIRTPRGREVTDKAYQHLNISRPRSPGELF, encoded by the coding sequence ATGCCAGATTTTTTACATCCAGATAAGGAAAACTACTCGCATGAAGAGCTTATGCAGGAGGAGCAGATCCGTCCCCAGAGTTTTAAAGACTTTGCCGGGCAGAGAAAAACTTTGGAAAACCTTGAAGTTTTTGTCAGTGCCGCCAAAAGACGGGGTGGAGCTCTTGATCATGTTCTTCTGCACGGTCCACCGGGTCTGGGTAAAACAACTTTAGCCAACATTATTGCCAATGAACTTGGGGTAAGCTGCAAGATTACTTCCGGTCCTGTTCTGGATAAACCGGGAAGTTTAGCTGGTTTATTGACGAATCTGGAGGAAAATGATGTTCTTTTTATCGATGAGATCCACCGTCTTTCTCCCATTGTGGAAGAATATCTGTATTCTGCCATGGAAGATTATAAGATAGACATTATGCTGGAAACCGGCCCTAACGCGAGAAGCGTTCAGATCGGCCTGAATCCTTTTACTTTGGTAGGAGCAACAACAAGAAGCGGAATGCTGACAAAACCTATGCTTGCCAGATTTGGGATTCAAAGCAGACTGGAATATTATTCGGTTGAACTTTTATCAATGATCATTCAGAGAAGTTCAAGGGTTTTGGGATGTAAAATTTATGAAGATGCAGCAATAGAGATTGCAAGAAGAAGCCGTGGAACTCCCAGAATTGCCAATGCTTTGCTAAGAAGGGTACGCGATTTTGCAGAGATCAAAGGGAACGGAGAAATTGAGATCAACATTACAAAATATGCTTTGAACTCTCTTAATGTAGATGAATTTGGTTTAGATGAAATGGATAATAAAATCATGCGTGTCATGATTGAAAACTTCAAGGGGAAACCTGTAGGAATTTCTGCACTGGCAACTTCCATTGCTGAAAATCCTGAAACTCTGGAAGAAGTGTATGAACCGTTCTTGATTCAGGAAGGATTCATCATCAGAACCCCGAGAGGAAGAGAAGTTACAGACAAAGCATATCAACATTTAAATATATCCAGACCTAGAAGTCCTGGAGAATTATTTTAG
- a CDS encoding FMN-binding negative transcriptional regulator translates to MFIPKLYRSEDYNLMKEIIRENAFALLISSVEKIRATHSMMMLNEDDPENIYVETHISKANPQAKTLKDGDEVLCDFLGAHAYISSSWYDHMNVSTWNYEAVQIHGKVQLMNHDELYQHLEKLTSKYESFQKCPVMVKDMGREFVEKEMKGAFGIKIIPTEIFINQKLSQNRKDHDFQNIISELENSDENGRKIAEKMKLIQK, encoded by the coding sequence ATGTTTATTCCTAAATTATACAGAAGTGAAGATTACAATCTGATGAAAGAAATCATCAGAGAAAATGCTTTTGCCTTACTGATTTCTTCCGTTGAAAAAATAAGAGCAACCCATTCTATGATGATGCTTAATGAAGATGATCCTGAGAATATATATGTGGAAACTCATATTTCCAAAGCTAACCCTCAGGCAAAAACATTAAAAGACGGGGATGAAGTTCTCTGCGATTTTCTGGGTGCCCATGCTTATATTTCAAGCAGCTGGTATGATCATATGAATGTGTCTACATGGAATTATGAAGCCGTACAGATTCATGGAAAAGTACAGCTGATGAATCATGACGAGCTTTATCAGCATCTGGAAAAACTGACTTCCAAGTATGAGAGTTTCCAGAAATGCCCTGTGATGGTGAAGGATATGGGAAGGGAGTTTGTGGAGAAAGAAATGAAAGGTGCTTTCGGGATAAAAATAATTCCGACAGAAATATTTATCAACCAGAAACTTTCTCAGAACAGAAAGGATCATGATTTTCAAAATATCATTTCGGAGCTGGAAAATTCAGATGAGAACGGAAGAAAGATTGCTGAAAAAATGAAATTAATACAGAAATAA
- a CDS encoding MBL fold metallo-hydrolase yields the protein MKLYPIQCGKFKLDGGAMFGVVPKSLWEKTNPADEKNLIELGTRSLLIEDGKKLILVDCGLGNKQDDKFFGHYSLWGDDNLDKNLKKYGFVKEDITDIFLTHLHFDHCGGAIEWNDDRTGYRPAFKNAQFWTNENHWKWATEPNPREKASFLKENILPMQESGQLNFLPLPTTGNYGFAPDLKMDVIFVDGHTEKQMLPVIQYQEKTIVFAADLIPTAGHINQVYVMGYDTRPLLTMEEKAKFLKQCVDNEYLLFFEHDANNELASLKMTEKGVRLNEIHSFNDVFGY from the coding sequence ATGAAATTATATCCAATACAATGTGGAAAATTTAAACTGGACGGCGGCGCTATGTTCGGGGTCGTCCCAAAGAGTCTGTGGGAAAAGACTAATCCTGCAGACGAAAAAAACCTAATTGAACTGGGAACACGTTCCCTGCTTATAGAAGACGGCAAAAAACTGATCCTTGTAGACTGTGGTCTTGGCAATAAACAAGACGATAAATTCTTCGGGCATTACTCGCTTTGGGGAGATGATAATCTTGATAAAAATTTAAAGAAATACGGTTTTGTAAAAGAGGATATCACTGATATCTTCCTTACTCACCTTCATTTTGACCATTGCGGTGGTGCTATTGAGTGGAATGATGACAGAACGGGATACAGACCTGCATTTAAAAACGCACAGTTCTGGACAAATGAAAACCACTGGAAATGGGCTACAGAACCTAATCCAAGGGAAAAAGCAAGTTTCTTAAAGGAAAACATTCTTCCTATGCAGGAAAGCGGGCAGCTTAACTTTTTACCGCTTCCCACTACGGGAAATTATGGTTTTGCTCCTGATCTGAAAATGGATGTGATCTTTGTAGACGGACATACGGAAAAGCAGATGCTTCCTGTCATCCAATATCAGGAAAAGACGATTGTGTTTGCAGCGGATCTTATTCCTACTGCAGGGCATATCAATCAGGTGTATGTAATGGGGTATGATACAAGACCTCTTTTGACCATGGAAGAAAAAGCAAAATTTCTGAAACAGTGTGTAGACAATGAATATTTGCTGTTTTTTGAACATGATGCCAACAACGAGCTTGCCAGTCTTAAAATGACTGAAAAGGGAGTAAGATTGAATGAGATTCACAGTTTTAATGATGTTTTTGGATACTAA
- the coaE gene encoding dephospho-CoA kinase (Dephospho-CoA kinase (CoaE) performs the final step in coenzyme A biosynthesis.), translated as MEELHSETQKAEPEPSPKIIGLTGGIGSGKTTVAHFIEEFGFPVYYSDDRAKTIVNDNEDLKIKIKELLGEKAYDTNGQYDRKFVAEKVFNNKEQLHELNEIIHPAVKIDFEEWLKKQTQYLVFKETALLFELKLNKQCYKSLLVTAEDNIRAKRVMDRDGKTYREVESVMEKQMPEKDKIKMADCIIYNNTNLEDLKEQTERIIFSIE; from the coding sequence ATGGAAGAATTACATTCAGAGACCCAGAAAGCAGAACCGGAACCGTCACCCAAGATCATTGGACTCACAGGTGGTATCGGTTCAGGAAAGACTACCGTAGCCCATTTTATTGAAGAGTTTGGATTCCCGGTTTATTATTCAGACGACAGGGCTAAAACCATTGTGAATGACAATGAAGACCTTAAAATAAAAATCAAAGAACTGCTGGGCGAGAAAGCCTACGATACCAATGGTCAGTATGACAGAAAGTTTGTTGCAGAAAAGGTTTTTAATAATAAAGAACAACTTCACGAATTAAACGAAATCATTCATCCGGCAGTAAAGATCGATTTTGAAGAATGGCTGAAAAAACAGACTCAATATTTAGTCTTCAAAGAAACAGCCTTATTGTTTGAATTAAAGCTGAACAAACAGTGCTATAAATCTCTATTGGTCACCGCTGAAGATAATATCAGAGCCAAAAGAGTGATGGACAGAGATGGAAAAACATACCGCGAGGTAGAATCTGTCATGGAAAAGCAAATGCCTGAAAAGGATAAGATAAAAATGGCAGACTGTATTATTTACAACAACACAAATTTGGAGGATCTTAAGGAACAGACCGAAAGGATCATATTCAGTATTGAATAA